Proteins from one Clostridium cellulovorans 743B genomic window:
- a CDS encoding class IV adenylate cyclase encodes MNELETKIIDISVDDIKDKLANINATLVKKENQINYIFDFEDRRLLAKKGYARVRVVEDLLHNKSVTYMTTKRLISEEVYKLMEENETIIDDSEAGIKIFKSLGLLICEEVKKYRESYSYKNTLVEIDINDKSFCPFPYLEIESESEDEVAEIVNLLGYTMADTNPKSIYEIMNDKGL; translated from the coding sequence ATGAATGAACTTGAAACAAAAATTATAGATATTTCTGTAGATGATATAAAAGATAAACTAGCAAATATTAATGCTACTCTAGTAAAAAAAGAAAACCAGATAAATTATATCTTTGATTTTGAAGACAGAAGATTATTAGCTAAAAAAGGTTATGCAAGAGTTCGTGTAGTAGAGGATTTATTACACAATAAATCAGTAACTTATATGACTACAAAAAGGCTTATAAGCGAAGAAGTATATAAACTCATGGAAGAAAACGAAACAATAATAGACGATTCTGAAGCTGGAATCAAAATCTTTAAATCCCTAGGTCTCTTAATATGTGAAGAAGTGAAAAAATACAGAGAAAGCTATAGCTATAAGAATACTCTTGTAGAAATAGATATCAATGATAAATCTTTCTGCCCTTTTCCATATCTAGAGATAGAAAGCGAAAGTGAGGATGAAGTAGCTGAAATAGTTAATTTACTTGGCTATACTATGGCAGATACAAACCCTAAGAGCATCTATGAAATCATGAATGATAAAGGCTTATAA
- a CDS encoding L,D-transpeptidase family protein has translation MEAKAVLKVVAVFLLVVFCTSCQVKEEAKESDLEYKYEVSSSVRPFQDNGYNLAEQGKKKIEEAKQKAEQERLKAEEEAKAKEAAQAEETARKEKNNENINVSNNVAANPQKEELLVEKIQGIGSAEQVITVTNDYSSSLQVTVQAFEKQNGVWRKILECPGVIGFEGFSYNKTEQNNTSPIGIYTLGTAFGQVGNPGTGLSFRDITPNDYWVDDPNSAYYNSWQTGDSAGRWNSAEALYQISLYKYGFVINYNTENVVKGKGSAIFFHIWSSPYKGTAGCTAVAEENVIKLLNWLRADKNPLIVQGTVEQVENM, from the coding sequence ATGGAAGCAAAAGCAGTTTTAAAGGTGGTAGCGGTCTTTTTATTAGTTGTTTTTTGTACAAGCTGTCAAGTGAAAGAAGAAGCTAAGGAAAGTGATTTAGAATATAAATATGAGGTTAGTTCAAGTGTAAGACCTTTTCAAGATAATGGATATAATCTTGCTGAACAAGGAAAGAAAAAGATAGAAGAAGCAAAGCAAAAGGCAGAACAAGAAAGGTTAAAAGCCGAGGAAGAAGCCAAAGCTAAAGAAGCTGCTCAAGCTGAGGAAACAGCAAGAAAAGAAAAAAACAATGAAAATATAAATGTAAGCAATAATGTAGCAGCTAATCCCCAAAAAGAAGAACTTTTAGTCGAGAAAATACAAGGTATAGGTTCAGCTGAACAAGTTATAACTGTAACTAATGATTACAGTAGTAGTCTTCAAGTTACGGTGCAAGCTTTTGAGAAACAGAATGGAGTATGGAGAAAAATTTTAGAATGTCCTGGGGTAATAGGTTTTGAAGGTTTTTCTTACAATAAGACTGAACAGAATAATACTTCCCCTATTGGAATATATACTTTGGGAACAGCTTTTGGACAAGTTGGTAACCCTGGTACTGGACTGAGTTTTAGAGATATTACACCAAATGATTATTGGGTAGATGATCCTAATTCAGCTTATTATAATTCTTGGCAAACAGGAGATTCAGCTGGTCGATGGAATTCTGCTGAAGCATTATATCAAATTTCTTTGTACAAATATGGATTTGTAATTAATTATAATACTGAGAATGTTGTTAAAGGAAAGGGAAGCGCTATATTTTTTCATATATGGAGTTCTCCTTATAAGGGAACTGCAGGATGTACAGCAGTAGCTGAGGAAAATGTTATAAAGCTATTAAATTGGCTTAGAGCAGATAAAAATCCTTTAATTGTACAAGGTACTGTTGAGCAAGTGGAGAATATGTAG
- a CDS encoding DUF5685 family protein — protein sequence MFGYVTPCKSELKIKEYEVFTAYYCGLCKSIKSNFGNMPRLALNYDMTFLAVLHDSLSDGCLKPTQSFCILHPKKKKKVIVNTEALNYASFCNVALTYYKLVDDVVDDKSLKSKALSLALKPYFKKFPDNYRPMLDIISQRLKELSSIEAKETFSLDEIADPFSVLTGEILSFNQDSSIKEDLYWLGYNLGKWIYTIDAIDDLKEDMDKNKFNPITKIYNKDNLSYIELYGSIKDRLDFILFSCGQQTLECFNRLPIKKNKNLLLNVLEFGLQEKIYKVLKGVTENA from the coding sequence ATGTTTGGTTACGTTACACCTTGTAAAAGCGAACTAAAAATAAAAGAGTATGAAGTATTCACTGCCTACTACTGTGGACTGTGTAAATCTATAAAAAGCAATTTCGGTAATATGCCTCGCCTTGCTTTAAATTATGATATGACCTTTCTTGCAGTATTACATGATTCACTGAGTGATGGCTGTTTAAAACCTACTCAAAGTTTTTGCATTCTACATCCAAAGAAAAAGAAAAAAGTCATAGTAAATACCGAAGCTTTAAACTATGCTTCCTTTTGTAATGTGGCTCTAACTTATTATAAGCTTGTTGATGATGTTGTTGATGATAAATCCTTGAAAAGTAAAGCTCTTTCCCTAGCATTAAAGCCTTACTTTAAAAAGTTCCCAGACAACTATAGACCAATGCTTGACATCATATCCCAGCGACTGAAAGAATTGTCTTCTATAGAAGCTAAGGAGACTTTTTCCTTAGATGAGATTGCTGATCCTTTCAGTGTGTTGACAGGAGAAATTTTAAGTTTCAATCAAGATTCTTCCATCAAGGAAGATTTATACTGGCTAGGATATAATCTAGGAAAATGGATTTATACTATAGATGCCATTGATGATTTGAAAGAAGATATGGATAAAAATAAGTTTAATCCTATTACTAAAATTTATAATAAAGACAACTTATCTTATATTGAATTATATGGGTCTATAAAAGATAGGCTCGATTTTATTTTATTTTCTTGTGGACAACAAACCTTAGAATGTTTTAATAGACTTCCTATAAAAAAGAACAAAAATTTACTTCTAAATGTCTTAGAGTTTGGATTACAAGAGAAAATTTATAAGGTTTTAAAAGGAGTAACTGAAAATGCGTGA
- a CDS encoding DUF6106 family protein translates to MDGFHEQFLESKKPAIYTVAVALHYFTLGLGLLSMLLGQIALAILAFLIAIAMYFVKRNAYIEYEYELTMSEFDISVIYDKQRRKAFASFDVKDIEIMAPENSHEVLAHKDAKVKKCYTSAYEDANKYAVITTKNGKKVKYLIVPDEEMIRICFAMNPRKVRK, encoded by the coding sequence ATGGATGGATTTCATGAACAATTTTTAGAATCGAAAAAGCCAGCAATATATACAGTGGCAGTAGCATTACACTATTTTACTCTTGGTCTTGGTTTGTTAAGCATGCTGCTTGGACAAATAGCTTTAGCAATTCTTGCTTTTTTAATAGCAATAGCTATGTATTTTGTAAAGAGAAATGCCTATATTGAATATGAATATGAGCTTACTATGAGCGAATTTGATATTTCAGTAATATATGATAAGCAAAGAAGAAAAGCTTTTGCATCTTTTGACGTAAAAGATATAGAAATAATGGCACCAGAAAATTCACATGAAGTATTAGCTCATAAAGATGCTAAAGTAAAAAAATGCTATACAAGTGCTTATGAAGATGCAAATAAGTATGCAGTAATAACAACTAAAAATGGTAAAAAGGTGAAGTATCTTATCGTTCCGGACGAAGAAATGATAAGAATATGTTTTGCTATGAACCCTAGAAAGGTTAGAAAATAA
- a CDS encoding nucleoid-associated protein — translation MEYINDISINKGIIHILDTSIEEPILTEFPLALGEEVQEYLLKHLKKSLRDEELKYGVFNEGENILKTIIDNYRYSTIDFISMSKAIAQNLFAVMKDNCAGPCDVLIVDFLTEYGHIVGILKLDYIKNYAHSVDIVDEKVGIKIIEQYSGLPGGGQKLQKCAFIKVTENDNAHRLMVLDKKVKNPEGEEETYFVEKFLQCDFFQNERDMTKSFIQSAEKWTQENLKESADDAEAFRRTIRRKLQEDDEIKIPNLVEEFFKDSMESKASFSQYMEKAGLQETVALDKEYLEKKLKRARLKIDKDIDIYINQDAYNDPLRFEIKRNGDGTINMVIKNISNYIEK, via the coding sequence GTGGAGTATATTAATGACATTAGTATAAACAAAGGGATAATCCACATTCTTGATACCAGTATAGAGGAACCGATATTGACAGAATTTCCTTTAGCCTTAGGTGAAGAGGTCCAAGAATATTTATTAAAGCACCTAAAAAAATCTTTAAGAGACGAAGAATTGAAGTATGGTGTCTTTAATGAAGGTGAGAATATACTAAAGACTATAATCGATAATTATAGATATAGTACTATTGACTTTATTTCTATGTCAAAAGCTATAGCACAAAATTTATTTGCCGTAATGAAAGATAATTGTGCTGGACCATGTGATGTGCTTATAGTTGATTTTTTAACAGAGTATGGACATATAGTTGGTATTTTAAAGCTTGATTATATAAAAAACTATGCCCATTCAGTGGATATAGTGGATGAAAAAGTTGGCATTAAAATTATTGAGCAATATTCTGGTTTACCAGGTGGAGGGCAAAAACTTCAAAAATGTGCTTTCATAAAAGTTACGGAAAATGACAATGCTCATAGGTTGATGGTCCTAGATAAAAAGGTTAAAAATCCAGAAGGCGAAGAAGAAACTTATTTCGTAGAAAAATTTTTGCAGTGTGACTTTTTTCAAAATGAGAGAGACATGACTAAAAGTTTTATACAGTCTGCTGAAAAGTGGACACAGGAAAACTTGAAAGAAAGTGCTGATGATGCTGAAGCTTTTAGACGCACCATAAGAAGAAAGCTTCAAGAAGATGACGAAATTAAAATTCCAAATTTAGTTGAGGAATTTTTTAAGGATTCTATGGAATCAAAAGCAAGCTTTAGCCAGTATATGGAGAAGGCAGGATTGCAAGAGACTGTAGCTTTAGATAAGGAATATCTTGAAAAAAAACTAAAAAGAGCTAGACTAAAGATTGATAAAGACATAGATATTTATATTAATCAAGATGCTTATAACGATCCGCTTAGGTTTGAGATAAAGCGCAATGGAGATGGTACTATAAATATGGTGATAAAGAACATCTCAAATTATATAGAAAAATAA
- a CDS encoding J domain-containing protein, with protein MRNPYEVLEIKEGASMEEITRAYREIVKRYHPDQYGNNPLKDLAEEKLREANEAYETLKQRGSSSSSNRSNNNYSNNTSQSAGYSNDSYNFYNEVRMSIQRGQYEFALQRLNSWNNRDAEWNYLMGVCHMNRGWYDSGINYVTQAINMNPNNLEYRNTYSKMTNRNHNYRQSYSHRHHGHGGFCGNDDCCDTFCKIWALDTCCECMGGDCIDCL; from the coding sequence ATGCGTAATCCCTATGAAGTATTAGAAATAAAAGAAGGCGCTTCCATGGAGGAAATTACAAGAGCCTACAGGGAAATAGTTAAAAGATATCATCCAGATCAATATGGAAATAACCCACTTAAAGATTTAGCTGAAGAAAAATTGAGGGAAGCAAACGAAGCCTATGAAACTTTAAAACAAAGGGGCTCTAGCTCAAGTAGTAACCGTTCAAACAATAATTATTCTAATAACACTAGCCAATCAGCTGGCTATTCCAATGACAGCTATAATTTTTACAATGAAGTAAGAATGTCTATCCAAAGAGGTCAATATGAATTTGCATTACAAAGACTAAATTCTTGGAACAATAGAGATGCTGAATGGAACTATTTAATGGGCGTATGTCATATGAATAGAGGTTGGTATGACTCTGGTATAAACTATGTAACCCAAGCTATTAATATGAACCCAAATAACTTAGAATATAGAAATACTTATAGCAAAATGACTAATAGAAATCATAACTACAGACAAAGTTATTCTCATAGACACCATGGTCATGGCGGTTTCTGTGGCAACGATGACTGTTGCGATACTTTTTGCAAGATTTGGGCATTAGATACATGCTGTGAATGTATGGGTGGAGATTGTATAGATTGTTTATAA
- a CDS encoding ribonuclease H — MKIYVDGGVKCGEMYISVYSNSPQFPIKFSRFLGQGHIHEAEEEALYHCTKILSETANELTEDITIYSDQVALVNTINRKNISTKASKTFPKAKEIQNFCEDKNITLQWVPGKRNIAHTLIMEAYEGMFYDETILETSYDNSVYIAALKKELLKKDELIRALLKFCMPLF, encoded by the coding sequence ATGAAAATATATGTTGATGGTGGAGTTAAATGTGGTGAAATGTATATAAGTGTCTATTCAAATTCACCGCAATTCCCTATAAAATTTTCAAGATTTCTTGGACAAGGTCATATACATGAGGCAGAAGAAGAAGCCTTATATCATTGTACAAAAATTTTGAGTGAGACTGCTAATGAATTAACTGAAGACATAACTATATATTCTGATCAAGTGGCTTTAGTAAATACAATTAACAGAAAAAATATTAGTACAAAAGCATCAAAAACCTTTCCAAAAGCTAAGGAAATTCAAAACTTTTGTGAAGATAAAAATATTACACTACAATGGGTACCTGGCAAACGTAATATTGCCCATACCCTTATAATGGAGGCTTATGAAGGAATGTTTTACGATGAAACAATTCTAGAAACCTCTTACGATAATAGCGTTTATATCGCAGCCTTAAAAAAAGAATTACTGAAAAAAGACGAACTTATAAGAGCTTTATTAAAATTTTGTATGCCTTTATTTTAG
- a CDS encoding M6 family metalloprotease domain-containing protein: MKRVKEILMGAVLTAAVCCVFTTGVNGAPCKDKLFEAKQPDGTKVQVKVTGDEYYQQVESLDGYTLCTDKDGWICYAKLNEDQSELISTGEVYKGKSSTKAMNFAAKAGANSNSNKHLKISKKAKEEKKNAVKKSLKVDDSTSKVASNVKNSFMYANGVTGTEASNGLLESKVSNSFLAANTLVSQENVKGLTILIDFPDVKSSISKEEINNFFNLQGYTGFGNNGSIRDYFYDVSGGKLLYTNSVIGFYTAKHPKAYYDDVNASAGDYSKAVELATEAANWARTAGVDFSTLTKDQYGYVKAVNLLYAGNADSPWGKGIWPHQGQIGNTGGITRYEMSNIGSDLAIDTICHENGHLICSYPDLYDYDGDSQGTGGYSLMSGTSNPKNPAPPDPYCRNIISGWNITTDLNTYNNGSLITALSNGNANQEIYKWSGNDFQEYYLVENIKKVGRYADVPDEGLAVWHVDQRGDNSYNDMRADRHYLVSLVQADGRFDMEYNRNGGHDGDLFHGGYNTAINDNSMPNCKWWNGTASGLDISQISNLGSTMTFVKSGTTSTPTIDNLAKYATPSTSYCSPWEDIKALNDGIEPTNSNDRSAAVYGNWVENAASKRVVWVQYDFSKSYKLSSCDLYWFKDNQGIDVPSSYKIKYWNGTSWVSVTNAKGLGIEINKYNTTTFDPITTNKIRIEITANGTYSTGILEWKVK, translated from the coding sequence ATGAAAAGAGTTAAGGAAATTTTAATGGGTGCAGTTCTCACAGCAGCAGTATGTTGTGTTTTCACTACTGGTGTTAACGGAGCTCCTTGCAAGGACAAGCTGTTTGAGGCAAAACAACCAGATGGTACTAAGGTACAGGTTAAAGTCACAGGGGATGAATATTATCAACAAGTTGAAAGCTTAGACGGTTATACTCTATGTACAGACAAAGATGGATGGATATGTTATGCAAAACTAAATGAAGATCAGTCAGAACTTATTTCAACTGGTGAGGTTTATAAGGGGAAAAGTAGTACAAAAGCAATGAACTTTGCAGCAAAGGCTGGAGCTAATAGTAATTCTAACAAGCATTTAAAAATAAGTAAGAAAGCTAAGGAAGAAAAGAAAAATGCCGTTAAAAAATCGCTGAAAGTTGATGATTCTACAAGTAAAGTTGCTTCGAATGTAAAAAATAGTTTTATGTATGCAAATGGAGTGACAGGTACTGAAGCTAGCAATGGATTATTAGAGAGTAAAGTTAGTAATAGCTTCTTGGCTGCAAACACATTAGTATCTCAAGAAAATGTAAAGGGTTTAACGATTTTAATAGATTTTCCAGATGTAAAAAGTAGCATATCAAAAGAAGAAATAAATAATTTCTTTAATCTACAAGGCTATACTGGTTTTGGAAACAACGGCTCTATTAGAGATTATTTTTACGATGTTTCTGGAGGTAAATTATTATATACAAATTCTGTAATTGGATTTTATACAGCGAAACACCCTAAAGCATATTACGATGATGTCAATGCAAGTGCAGGTGATTATAGCAAAGCTGTTGAACTTGCAACTGAAGCTGCAAATTGGGCAAGAACAGCTGGAGTTGATTTTTCAACATTAACAAAAGATCAATATGGCTATGTTAAGGCTGTAAACCTTCTTTATGCTGGAAATGCAGATTCACCTTGGGGAAAAGGAATATGGCCTCATCAAGGACAGATTGGAAACACTGGGGGAATTACAAGATATGAAATGTCTAATATAGGAAGTGATTTGGCTATTGATACTATATGCCATGAAAATGGACATTTAATTTGTAGTTATCCAGATTTGTATGATTATGATGGTGACTCTCAAGGGACTGGCGGATACAGTCTTATGAGTGGAACATCAAATCCTAAAAATCCAGCACCACCAGATCCATATTGTAGAAATATCATATCAGGATGGAATATAACAACAGATTTAAATACATATAACAATGGTTCTCTAATTACAGCTTTATCTAATGGGAATGCAAATCAAGAAATATATAAATGGTCTGGAAACGATTTTCAAGAATATTACCTAGTTGAAAATATCAAAAAAGTTGGTAGATATGCAGATGTACCAGATGAAGGATTAGCAGTTTGGCATGTGGATCAAAGAGGAGATAATTCTTATAATGATATGAGAGCAGATAGACATTATCTAGTATCGCTTGTACAAGCTGATGGTAGATTTGACATGGAATACAATAGAAATGGTGGACATGACGGAGATTTATTCCATGGTGGATATAATACTGCAATTAATGATAATAGTATGCCAAATTGTAAGTGGTGGAATGGAACTGCTTCAGGATTAGACATTTCACAAATAAGCAATTTAGGAAGTACTATGACCTTTGTTAAATCTGGTACAACCTCTACTCCAACCATTGATAATCTTGCTAAGTATGCAACTCCATCAACTTCCTATTGTTCTCCATGGGAGGATATAAAGGCTTTAAACGATGGAATTGAGCCAACAAATTCTAATGATAGAAGTGCTGCTGTATATGGAAACTGGGTGGAGAATGCAGCATCTAAACGAGTAGTATGGGTACAATATGATTTCAGTAAAAGTTACAAGCTATCAAGTTGTGATCTTTACTGGTTTAAAGACAATCAAGGAATCGATGTACCATCATCTTATAAAATTAAGTACTGGAATGGAACATCATGGGTTAGTGTAACTAATGCTAAAGGTTTAGGCATTGAGATAAATAAGTATAACACTACTACCTTTGATCCAATAACAACAAATAAAATAAGAATTGAAATAACAGCTAATGGGACTTATTCTACAGGAATATTAGAGTGGAAAGTAAAGTAA
- the hisC gene encoding histidinol-phosphate transaminase translates to MSKYWSEITKKIEPYVPGEQPKDRKYIKLNTNENPYPPSPKVIEAINKEATDCLQLYPEPNCDDLRATVAKYYNLSPNQIFVGNGSDEVLAFSFMTFFNKEKPVLFADITYSFYEVYVQLFELNHKLIPLKDDFSLPVEDFITDNAGIVIANPNAPTSKPVEIDDLKRILEINKNTVVIVDEAYVDFGGTSVINLIDSYPNLLVVQTLSKSRSLAGLRVGFAFGHADLIDGLNRVKNSFNSYTIDRLAAVGAKAAFEDVEYFDTMCNKVIRTRERILPELEKLGFTVLESKTNFFFVSHKEMPAEEIFKELRANGILVRFFNKPKINNFLRISIGTDKEMDTLVETLKKIINK, encoded by the coding sequence ATGAGTAAATATTGGAGTGAAATTACAAAGAAAATCGAGCCTTATGTTCCAGGTGAACAACCAAAGGATAGAAAATATATAAAGTTGAACACAAATGAAAATCCTTATCCCCCATCCCCAAAGGTTATTGAGGCTATTAATAAAGAGGCTACTGACTGCCTTCAACTTTACCCTGAACCAAACTGTGATGACCTTAGAGCTACAGTTGCAAAATACTATAACCTATCTCCAAATCAAATCTTTGTAGGTAATGGATCAGACGAAGTTCTCGCTTTTTCTTTCATGACTTTCTTTAATAAAGAAAAACCTGTACTTTTTGCTGATATAACTTATAGCTTCTATGAAGTTTATGTTCAACTTTTTGAACTTAATCACAAGCTTATTCCACTTAAAGATGATTTTTCACTACCTGTAGAGGATTTCATAACTGATAATGCAGGAATAGTTATAGCAAATCCAAATGCTCCTACTAGTAAACCAGTAGAAATTGATGATTTAAAGAGAATTCTTGAAATTAATAAAAATACTGTTGTAATAGTAGACGAAGCTTATGTAGATTTTGGCGGTACTTCCGTTATCAATTTAATTGATTCTTATCCAAATCTTTTAGTAGTTCAAACCCTTTCAAAATCTAGATCTCTTGCAGGACTTCGTGTTGGTTTTGCTTTTGGACATGCTGATTTAATTGATGGACTAAATAGAGTTAAGAATTCATTTAATTCTTATACTATAGACAGACTAGCAGCAGTAGGAGCAAAAGCTGCTTTTGAGGATGTAGAGTACTTTGATACTATGTGCAATAAGGTTATAAGAACTAGAGAAAGGATATTACCTGAACTTGAAAAACTAGGCTTTACCGTACTAGAATCAAAAACCAACTTTTTCTTTGTTAGCCACAAGGAAATGCCTGCTGAAGAAATATTTAAAGAATTAAGAGCTAACGGAATTCTTGTAAGATTCTTTAATAAACCTAAAATAAATAATTTCTTAAGGATAAGCATTGGTACTGATAAAGAAATGGATACTCTTGTAGAAACCTTGAAAAAAATAATTAATAAATAG
- a CDS encoding DUF5685 family protein, which yields MTTIVVAAVVMTKLVNKESGTAKIYNNNNLSYNELYESIKNRIVFLSLSCEQQTVGCFDRLSIKKNKNLLLNILEFGLQEKIDKVYKGVTANA from the coding sequence ATGACTACAATTGTAGTTGCTGCTGTAGTGATGACTAAGCTTGTAAATAAAGAATCTGGCACTGCTAAAATTTACAACAACAACAATTTGTCTTATAATGAATTATATGAGTCTATAAAAAATAGAATAGTTTTCCTCTCACTCTCCTGTGAACAACAAACAGTGGGATGTTTTGATAGGCTCTCTATAAAAAAGAATAAAAATTTACTTCTGAACATTTTGGAATTTGGATTACAAGAGAAAATTGATAAAGTTTATAAAGGAGTGACTGCAAATGCGTAA
- a CDS encoding tetratricopeptide repeat protein yields the protein MRDSSDVRVSIENHRYDVAMRILDSYDTRDAEWHYLMGICHLKKGWYDSGLNYITQAINMDPNNIEYRNTYNKVINRNHKYKKSYSHRHRHHSRNHMNCTICVDIDASDSNNTYYVNNTNGDDINTNTTNNDTINNNNSSCCGNSDHNTSDSNCCCGDHNDQERNCCCGSHNEHDCNCCCGSHSDHDCNCCCGSHNDRDCNCCCGSYHNHDCSCCCGNDHDYNCSCCCSDD from the coding sequence ATGCGTGATTCCTCTGATGTAAGAGTATCCATAGAAAATCATCGCTACGACGTTGCTATGCGCATACTAGATTCATATGATACTAGAGATGCTGAATGGCATTATTTAATGGGAATATGCCATCTAAAAAAAGGCTGGTATGATTCGGGATTAAATTACATTACCCAAGCTATTAATATGGATCCAAATAACATAGAATACAGAAATACATATAACAAAGTCATAAATAGAAATCATAAATATAAAAAAAGTTACTCGCACAGGCACAGACATCATAGCAGAAATCATATGAATTGTACTATTTGTGTTGATATTGATGCTAGTGATAGTAATAATACCTATTATGTTAATAATACTAATGGTGACGATATTAATACTAATACTACTAATAATGATACTATTAATAATAATAACAGTTCTTGCTGTGGTAATAGTGATCATAATACGTCTGACAGTAATTGTTGCTGTGGTGATCATAATGACCAGGAGCGTAATTGTTGCTGTGGCAGTCATAATGAACATGATTGCAATTGTTGTTGTGGTAGTCATAGTGACCATGATTGCAATTGTTGCTGTGGTAGCCATAATGACCGTGATTGTAATTGTTGCTGTGGCAGTTATCATAACCATGATTGTAGTTGCTGCTGCGGTAATGATCATGACTACAATTGTAGTTGCTGCTGTAGTGATGACTAA
- a CDS encoding leucyl aminopeptidase, whose product MNIEIKDVQLSEVEVKIFAELEDCLSDLKDLKVLKEKEKFVGKDGEVFVYNVGEDLKYNILVGLGKREELTTEKIRIAMSKAYNKVKEIKAKEVAVRFIDVENFCKGRTIKAIAEGLALTAYSFDKYKSDKKAETINVYVTDVKEEMKAKVNGKLNEAKAIINGITIARNLVNEPPNVIYPETLANEAKVLGEKYGFEVQVLDKAQIEAEKMDAFLAVAKGSAKEPKFIIMRYFGDEANKEEIVGLVGKGLTFDTGGYSLKPAAGMDEMKSDMAGAAAVIGAMTTIASQKLKRNVVAVVAACENAISGGSYKPGDIINSMAGKTIEILNTDAEGRLTLADAVSYVISKEKATKVVDIATLTGAVLVALGNTTTAVITNNQEFYNALEEASKKSDERMWQLPNTDDYKKLIKSEIADLKNIGGKLAGTITAGLFIGEFAKDVPWMHLDIAGSSWREGNSDYNPKGGTGVGVKTLYYLVMGPCGCKH is encoded by the coding sequence ATGAATATTGAAATTAAAGATGTACAATTAAGTGAGGTTGAAGTCAAGATATTTGCTGAACTTGAAGATTGCTTAAGTGACTTAAAAGACCTAAAGGTACTTAAAGAAAAGGAGAAGTTTGTAGGCAAAGACGGCGAGGTTTTTGTTTATAATGTTGGGGAAGATCTAAAATACAATATATTGGTAGGACTTGGAAAAAGAGAGGAGCTTACTACAGAAAAAATCAGAATAGCTATGTCTAAAGCTTATAACAAGGTGAAAGAAATAAAAGCAAAAGAAGTTGCTGTTAGATTTATAGATGTAGAAAATTTCTGCAAAGGAAGAACAATAAAAGCTATAGCAGAAGGCTTAGCTTTAACAGCATACAGCTTTGACAAATATAAAAGCGACAAAAAAGCTGAGACTATAAATGTATATGTTACAGATGTAAAAGAAGAAATGAAAGCAAAGGTTAATGGAAAGTTAAATGAAGCAAAGGCTATAATTAACGGAATTACTATTGCTAGGAATCTTGTGAATGAACCACCAAATGTTATATATCCAGAAACACTTGCAAATGAAGCAAAAGTTCTTGGAGAAAAATATGGCTTTGAGGTTCAAGTATTAGATAAAGCACAAATAGAAGCTGAAAAAATGGACGCCTTTCTTGCGGTTGCAAAGGGATCAGCTAAGGAACCAAAGTTTATCATTATGAGGTATTTTGGAGATGAAGCAAATAAAGAAGAGATAGTTGGATTAGTAGGAAAGGGTTTAACTTTTGATACTGGTGGATATTCTTTAAAACCTGCTGCTGGAATGGATGAAATGAAATCTGATATGGCTGGTGCAGCTGCAGTAATAGGTGCTATGACAACTATAGCTTCTCAAAAATTAAAGAGAAATGTAGTGGCTGTAGTTGCTGCTTGTGAGAATGCAATTTCTGGGGGCTCATATAAGCCAGGAGATATCATAAACTCAATGGCAGGAAAGACTATAGAAATCCTTAATACTGATGCTGAGGGTAGGTTAACTCTTGCTGATGCAGTTTCTTATGTAATATCAAAAGAAAAAGCTACCAAGGTAGTTGATATTGCAACTTTAACTGGTGCAGTACTTGTAGCTCTTGGTAACACTACTACAGCAGTAATAACTAACAATCAAGAATTCTATAATGCATTAGAGGAAGCTTCTAAAAAATCAGATGAAAGAATGTGGCAATTGCCAAACACTGATGATTATAAGAAATTAATTAAGTCTGAAATAGCAGACCTTAAAAATATCGGTGGAAAACTTGCAGGAACAATTACCGCAGGATTATTTATCGGAGAGTTTGCAAAGGATGTTCCATGGATGCACCTTGATATAGCAGGTAGTTCTTGGAGAGAAGGTAACTCTGATTATAATCCAAAGGGTGGAACAGGTGTTGGAGTTAAGACTTTATACTACCTAGTTATGGGACCTTGTGGCTGTAAGCATTAA